GGGGCAGCGTGCGGGGCGGCAGAAGGCGGGCGCAGACTTTTTTTTAATGTTTTAGttaatgtttaattatgtttatttCGTGCAAGCATTTTTTTTTTGCATGCGGGCACATTTGGGTCAGCCTCCCCGTTGGTCGGTCAAGCCGACCTATTTCAAAATGCGGACGCGCATGTCCGCctagccgacccaaacggacgaaaaGCGAACagagcgcgcgtccgtttgggtcgccccgttggagttgctcttagttcCCCTCACAACTTCCTCTTCTCTTCTCCTGCAATTGCGTACACCAAAAGAATCTTTGTTTGGCCATCATGTCATGTTTAACAGTTTAAGCATACATGTTTTCTCCGCCTTTGTCAACAAACCATGTTCTAGTGGTTGTGGTGATATTTTGGTGTTCATGTATGGGGTTGATGCAGTACCTCATTTGGAGCTTTGCAACGTTTGCACTGGAAAGCATAgacataggctctgtttggatgtaTACACTCAAGCCACGGAATTGAAATGGGGTGTTTATCAGAATTTGCTTATCAGTAATACTACTATGTCTGTCAGAGTCGAAAATTTCTACATGTGAACTGATTCTGGACGATCGTACTTTCTCTTTTGTCTTGACCGAAATTGTAATGTTGTACCAACACTGGCCATACCCATATTCTGCATAAAATTTCCTCTGGACAATATGCTTCACTTGAATCAAAGAACTTCCTAGTTGCTTTACTTTCTAAACATGCTACCAGGATCTCGGAATCACGACCGCTACAGCTCCCTCATAACTGCAGGTCGCGCTACATGGCCTCTGTTTGATGAAATCAGAATAGTTGAGAACAAAGTGGCTAACTGGTGCGTAACATGTGGGAATCTGACAAACAGTTCAGCCAAATACTGAAGAAAGCTCGTAAGTGACAACTCTAAGCCACAAATCACTGGAGCAAAGTCACAGACAACTTTTCTTTTGATTTGAGGAGCAAGCCACCGACAACTTAAAGTGAAAAAAAAAAGAACTCTGGGTCCATGCAGAAACAACTATCGGTTTCTACACACATTTGTACACTGACAGAATATAAAAGTGATTCGATAGAACACACAGAACATGTTGCTATTACAATACGGCAACGAATAACAAAGTTCTGGCTCCATACGATAGTCAGCATTGTATTTATTTCGACAAAGAGAAAAAAACAAAGCACTTCTTACCTAAGCTTGCAGTAGTTCTAGTTCTCAAAACACCATTATGGATAGAGAATATATGCATAAAAGTCCACGAGAACAACATAGGGCGACTCGAGCATAGCTCGTACTAACTTCCTAAACGGCGCTCTTCTACCAGTGTTCTCTACTGGTAGTTCCTCCCTGGCCCGTCCCTGCCCTCGTAGGGAGGAGGGGCGGCGTTGTTGTAGTTACCGCCACCTTGGTAGCCTGGGTTACCACCTGGTTGGCCCTGGTAGTCTGGTgcaccaccaccatagctaggaccACCGCCTTGGTAGGGAGGAGGCTGGTTGCCACCTGCAAAAGGCGGCAGCGGGTTGCCTCCTGGCGCTCCACCCTGGTATCCAGGGTTGTTGCTATGGTAGGCTGGGCCGGGTCCATTGTGCATGTTGCCACCAGGATTACCCTGGTAACCTTGGTTGCCAGCTTGGTAGCCAGGGGCTGGGGCACCTCGGTATCCAGGGGGTGGTGGTGCATTTGGATAGTTTGGTCCACCTCCTGCAGCATAGCCTGCCTGTGGGTTTGGTGCATGGGGCTGGTAATTTGGTGGAGCACCTGAAGGCGGCGGCGGGCCCTGTGCACCGCGACTTGGAGGAGCAGCATCATGGGGTGGCATTTGGTTTGGAGGCCCACTCTGGTAGGCCTGTGTGTTCTCCCTTCTCCTTTCAAAGTTCCTCGACCTGTCAAAGTTGCGAGGCCTGTCATTGCGCCGGGATCTTTCATTGGCACGGGCATTGTTTCTCACCCACTCCTCATGGTATTTGGGGTCGTAAGGAACAGCTTGTCCATCTATAAATGGTTCTCCTGAAATACAAGAACAGGCATCAGATACACTCTCTTTACATATGGACACTGATGAAAACTGGAAAAAGTGCACAAGCTCAAATAATCCAGGGAAGAAACGGCAATGTTAAAAGCTGCCACCTCAAGGGGCTCAAATTGCCAGGACAGAATGACAAACACTTGATACTATAAATCGTCTTGCACAAAGCGCTCGACAGGCTAGATAGTCATACAGATTTGCATTTTTATCTTAGGATATAACCCTTGTCTTATACTGTACTAGGATATATAGTTCTAGGAGGACGATGCATACTTTAAACAAAAGCTGGAAACTACAGAAGCGCTATCATATAGCTCTCATATCAATTTTAAGTGTACTCTGTTATATTCAGGTTTCATCAGAAGACAGAAGTTTGTAGTTTCTACCGTTACCAAAAAGTTATAGGGGCCAACATAAGCTCATACTTCAATTAAAAATTAACGAAGTTGTCACCAAACACCATTTCTTTCAGTTGAAAAGATATTTTACATACTGGTTACATCCTTTACTATATACTGTAGGAATGAAGATACAGAGAGCAGTCAAGATTTAACTCAAATACTAGAAAACTCCAAGGTAACAACAATGAGGTGTTCATCACCAAACAGATAAATGCTTAGCTATAAATCAACGGGGTACAGAAGCAAATCAGCAGAACAAACAAGATAACAATGATGATCATTGATTAATAAATGCAAAAATATTCTGACAGGATAACAATATTAACCTTTTGAGTAACAATACAATTCCTAAAATGCACGTGCTACAGGAAATTACAACATCTAGGAAAAGTATTATATAGGGATTCTGAAAATTCCTAGATCTAGAACATGCAATTAAGATAATCATAACACAACATCATAGTAGCAGCACAGAGTGGTAAATCTATTACCTCGTCAGGGGAAAGAGCAACAGGCATTTAAAATTATTATAATGTGGTCAATATTCAGTCAGATAGTACATAATCATTACCTCCATAGTCCTTATTTCTGACATCCAGGTATGAATCAGGAAGAACCCAACGGACTTTAGGCAACTCTGAAAACAATAATTTAGGGGCATTTAACACAAGATCATTTTAAGTCACCTTCATAAAAAGATCACATACAAGACTTTTCATGTAATGATCAATACCTTTGAGTTTGTAGGAGAGTTCCTCAGATACTAGGGCACCAAAAGCAAAATAATGCCTAGTTGACACAGAGTAGATCTTCATCCTTGCTTCGTCTTCACTGGAACGACATAGGATAGATTTGAGATACAGATATGTTATAAATAGCACATAGATGACTGAAAACACGTTTCATGTTAAGACTGGAGACAATTAAGACATAAAGAAGAATTATGTTCTATTCTCATCAAACCAATAAGTTGTTATGGTCCAGAGGCAAACAAAATTACTAAGAAATGGTTAAACTGCAACAGATGTCCACCAACGAAGTTAATGAACTCACAGTTGTCTAGGTACCAAAAACAGATACTAAGCATGATCCCCAAGTAAGAATCACAAATCATAAATGTGAAAGCAGCATTTAAATGATAAAATTGCACAAAAATGAGATAGGAACAACAGACACATTATCACTTCTCCAATTCCGACTCATAACCCATGAAATCAATAAAAGAACCCCCGTAAGTGAATCTACAAAATAACCAAACTTCAACGACCATCTACAATTGAGTCTCTGCACCCACTAATTTCCAAACACCCTAAAGCATGTCGGTGCATCAGAACGATACCCAACCCACATAGACCATATAAATGAATCCCCACTCTTGTCATAACCATACTCCCATAGTCAATATTGCATATAAAAGACTAAGAACAACAAGCACGATCTCTCATACTGTGATCAGAGCATCAAACAGTCGTCTGTATTCAACTAACATAGCAATTTCAAACATCCATGCGGTCATTATTGCTGCATAATAAATTAAAAAAGCCCTGGTCAGGAACTGGTAATTTCAATCTCTGTACACACAAAGTGGAGGCTAGTATCACAACAGACGCTAGCACAACATCCACTACACCACCTGACCAACACTCGCTATTCCCCACCCCGAATCCCCTCCGCCGAATCCAGATCCAAACATACGCACCATAAAACTACGCTGACGTGATGAGCGCATCAGTGCGGGAGGGGGGTGTGGTACGGTGAGCCATACCTTCCGACGACCTGGGCGAGGGTCTTGATGTACCCGTCGATGATCTCGTCGCGGGTGACATCGGGGTTAGCGCCGTCGCCTGGGGGCGGCTCCATGACGACGAGCCAGTGCTCGAAGTCGCAGCCGTCGAGGAGGATCGTCTCCTTGGGCGGGCGGTTGCTCCAGTTCGGGGACGAGTCCCGCAGCGACGAGTTCGCGGGCTGCGTCGCgaatcgcctcgccgccgcccagggCGCCGCGGCGGGGGACGGGACCAGCGCCGCCGGGAGGaggctccccgcggccgcgaccggGCGGAGGaagcgggaggcggcggcgtggaggggCGAGGCCCTGGAGAGGAGGAGCGCACGCGACGCCGACGCCATGGTGGAAAACCCTAGCGGGGAGGGGATTGGGGAAATGGGATGGGGAGTGACCACGGGGTTTAAGGCTTCAGCGAGAGTGCGCGATTTATAGAGGGGCCCGTGTTTCGTTGAGGCCGCCGAAATATCTCCATTCACTGGGCTTGGGCTATGAAGAGTGTGATCTGTTGTGTTAGGAATATGGGCCTCCATGTGTAATGGGCCACAAAAAAAGCTCGATGCGATTCGATTTCGGCCTAGGATCCAAGCCTTTCACGTGTTTTTGTGCCAATCAACAAATAACACAGCTTTGTCTAAAAAAAAACAGCTCTGCCGCTCTGGCACCATAGTCAGCAGTCAGCACTGTGTTTATTTCGATATAAAGTGAACAAACAATGAGCACGTACGAAAACATAGTCAGCATTGTATTTATTTCGACAAAGTGGGAATACAATGAGCACTTAGCTAAGCTTCTGGTAATTCTAGTTCTCAAAACAGCACTAGGGATTGAGAATAGTATACATGCATAAAAGTCCATGAGAGCAACAAAC
Above is a window of Triticum dicoccoides isolate Atlit2015 ecotype Zavitan chromosome 5B, WEW_v2.0, whole genome shotgun sequence DNA encoding:
- the LOC119311046 gene encoding multiple organellar RNA editing factor 8, chloroplastic/mitochondrial-like yields the protein MASASRALLLSRASPLHAAASRFLRPVAAAGSLLPAALVPSPAAAPWAAARRFATQPANSSLRDSSPNWSNRPPKETILLDGCDFEHWLVVMEPPPGDGANPDVTRDEIIDGYIKTLAQVVGSEDEARMKIYSVSTRHYFAFGALVSEELSYKLKELPKVRWVLPDSYLDVRNKDYGGEPFIDGQAVPYDPKYHEEWVRNNARANERSRRNDRPRNFDRSRNFERRRENTQAYQSGPPNQMPPHDAAPPSRGAQGPPPPSGAPPNYQPHAPNPQAGYAAGGGPNYPNAPPPPGYRGAPAPGYQAGNQGYQGNPGGNMHNGPGPAYHSNNPGYQGGAPGGNPLPPFAGGNQPPPYQGGGPSYGGGAPDYQGQPGGNPGYQGGGNYNNAAPPPYEGRDGPGRNYQ